DNA sequence from the Deltaproteobacteria bacterium genome:
CCCAACTTCTCGAGCAACAGCGAACTTGCCCGGTGCCAGCAAGCGGGCTGGGAATACACCCGCCGGATTCCCGAGGAGGTAAGGGCCATCGTTCTACGCTATCGCGAGAATCGCTGGCAGGTTTTGAAGGGGCTTTGCTACATTCCCTATGGACTGCGGCTGGCTGAAGCCAACCCAGCGCTATTTTGGTGCCTGATGGAAAGGCTGCCTTCGGACGTTTCTCAAGGCACTTTTCTCACCGAGTGCGCTCAAATCATCAAGAACCCTCAGGCCAACGTGGCTGAGTTCGCCGGCTTTCCCAACAGTCCGAAGGTCGCCCGAATCCTGCGCAAAGTGCCCGCGTGGGACGCCACGCCCCACACGATGTCCTACCTACGCACATTGCTCAAGGAACCGGCACACCTCGACCTGCTTTCCCACCTACCCCTCGTCACCGATGCAGCAATCCGGTTACTCTGGCACGCGAAATCCTTCCTAAATGCCGGTCTGCTGAGGAAACTTATCATCAAAATGCCACCCCAGGCACAGCGCGCCACGGTCCCTATCTTCGCGGACCTCTTCTCTCTCCACCACCAACTGGGGATCTCCATTCCTGTCGAAACCCGATTCCGCGGACTCCGCGCGGTGGAAGAGCACTACGCCTCGCTGCAACGCCTATACGCACGCAAGGAAGCTTATGCCACGGTTGCATTCCCTCCGTCGCCTGTTCCTGGCACAAAGACCATAGTGCCCATCGAGGATGAACATGGCCTGATGGTCGAATCAAAGGTGATGCAGCACTGCGCTGAAGATTACTCGGGGCTGGCACGCGATGGACGCTGCTACCTCTACCGCGTAGTGGCACCACAACGCGCAACGCTGCGCCTGGAGCGGACAGCAGGCGGGCGGTGGTTTGTTTCCGAGTTGAAGCTGAAGGCCAACCGTGAGCCATCGCCCGAGACGTGGCGCGCTGTCCAGCATTGGCTTTACCTGCAGGCGCCCATTGAGGGCAAAGGAGAGGGCGAGGAGAGCGAACGAACAAACACGAATCATGATAAACACAGCTGACAAACTGCTGATCATGCTGTTGCAAGGTGGCCACGCCGAGATCAGTTGGACACTGCACATCGGCCCGTCTGAAGCGACATTCGAATCGCACACCCCCGCTGAGAAAACCTTGTTCAAGGTGCGCTTGGCTAGGAAACTACAGCCCAGCACGGACACAGCGGCTTCAACTTTCGGTTTCTGGGCAACGCGACTTGAGCCTGGAGCTTTTCCGGTCGCCGCCGAGGATCATCTGAACGCGGAGCGGCTATTCGCATCGGTGGAGAGATCGCAGAAGGAGCGACTGCAGGAGGAAGTGACATCTCGAGATTTGTTTGCCCCATCTCCACTGCCCAACGATCTCGCCTCGGTGATGGCGTTCATTGCTGCTGCATCAAGAGCCGATGTGTGCGCGAGCGCGCCGGCGGAGGGGTTGGACGAGCGGGGGCGGTTTATCGAGCGACACCTCCACGTGGAATTCCATGCCGAGCCGATTTCGGGAGCTTCACTCCTGTTCACTGAGAGGCGCTACCTTGGAGACACCGTCCTGGCTGCTGTGGAGAACTCGGTAACGGTTCGGGACAGCACAGGCACGGCCGTTTGCGGGTTTGGCCACAGTGCCGAGACCGAGAATTGCTATCGGGCCGCCCGCCAGAAGATTTTGCAAAGACATCCATGAAAACAGCACGCGTCTTGCTCACCTCCGACATTCACCAGCACATTGCAAAATGGGAACAACTCACCGCGATTGTTGAAGAAGAAAAGCCGAACTACGTCCTGATCGCTGGCGACCTGTTGCCCAAGACCGGCGGCTTCAAGGGCCAGCGCGATTTCTTCCCTCGGCTCCGCCGCAACCTGGAGCAAATGCGCGCGGCGGGTGCTCGTGTGTTGCTGATGATGGGCAACGATGACTTTCTCCCCTTGGAGTCCCTGCTTGACGAACTGGCAAGGGCGGACCTTTGCGGCAACCTGAATGGCCAAGTCCTTCGTGAGCAAGGTCTGATTTTCTGCGGGGTTGCTCAGGTGAGGGATTATCCCTTCGCCTACAAGGACTGGTGCGTTGCGGACGAGGATCACGTTGAGTGCCTCATTCAGTATCGCGCGAAGGGACTGACAGTCTCAGCGGACGGCCGTTGGGTTGAGATTGACGATTTACGGAAGCATCTGCTGAGCAGTCCCAGTCTGGGTCAACGCCTCAAAGCGCTGGCCGACCAGCTCACAACATTCGAGCTGGCCCGAAGTATCTGGCTCGTTCACCAACCGCCGATAGAGTTGGGCATGGATATCGTCGGGGACGGACAGCAAGTCGGCTCACCCACCTTGCTCAATTGGATCAACACGCGGCAACCTCTGCTTGGCGTGTCTGGTCACATACACGAGTCGCCCTATCAACCAGGAGGGCGTTGGATAAGCGTCGTGGGGGACACCGTGTGGGTGCAGGCCGGCCAGATGGACACGCGGCTCCATTGCGTGACCTTGGAAATCTCACAGGATTGCAACATTCGGAATATCCGCCATTCGATCTTCGGCCCCACCGCGATCGAGTTCGAACGGTTTACCCCGTCAAAGTAGCGCAACCAACACAGCCCATAACCTCATGCTGGGGGCCATCCGGTTGGCAAAGGCCAAAGGGCGGTGCGGGGTGCGGTGTGAGTGAGGCCACGCGGCGGGAGCCCTGACTGCTCAGGGCATCACAAGCTCATGGTGCGGCTTTGACTGGCTTGAACTCGCGGGCCCTCTTTTGCCCCTCTGCCCTTTGCGCAGGCGTAAGCACGCGCTCTAATCGCTCAATGCCCTTCTTGGCTTCCTCATCACCCTGCGCACCCGCTAGCAAATACCACTTGTATGCCTCCGCCTCGTCTTTCACCACGCCTAGGCCTTTGGCATAACTGACGCCGAGGTTGAATTGCGCGTCGGCATCTCCCTGCTCGGCCGCCTTGCGATACAACTTCACCGCCTCCGCCTCGTCTTTCACCACGCCTAGGCCTTCGCGATACATGTTGCCGAGGTTGAATTGCGCCTCGGCAAGTCCCTGATCGGCCGCCTTGCGATACCACTTCACCGCCTCCGCCTCGTTTTTCGCCACGCCTTCGCCGTCGGCATACATGTTGCCGAGGTTGTATTGCGCCTTGGCATCTCCCTGATCGGCCTTCGACTTAGTCGCTTGCACCGGGTCTTTCGAGCAGGCTTGGAAACTCAAGGAAAGGGCGCAGAGGAGAGCGGGCAGGAGAATCTTCATGGTTTCGATCCTACGCGGCCCCGCCAACCCGCGCAAGCCGATTGGATGGCTGCGAGGATGGCTTGTTTGCGCGAATTCACTCCGCGCCATTACACCGGGGGCAATCCGGTTCGCAAAGGCCAAAGGGCGGTGCTGACGCGGCCAGCAAACGCAGACTGGTTTAAGGCTGGACAGGGGAATACCCCGCCGATAAGACCGCACTTGATAATAAAACCGCAGGAATTGCGGTTCACTAAACTGTTAGGCATCACCACGCATCACACATCTATGAGACACCTCATCTGTAAGTATTGCGGCCAAATGGCCGGCCCGAGCACGACATGCCCGGTTTACAGCGACCCGAAGCATGTATTTGTTCAGATGGAGATGCCCGCCTTCTGCAAGTATTGCGGACAGATGGCTGGCATCGGGTCGAAGTGTCCCGTTGGCAGCGATGAGCGCCATGTGTTTGTATCGCGGGACGAGGACTGAGCATGTCAGACCAGCTTGTGTTGTGAGGACGATGCCTAACCAGGGCGCTGCAGCGAACGGCCTCTCCGCCGTGCGTTCAAGCGTTGCGGGAGTTCGAGAGCGCACCGTGCGCTCCACCGCCGCCCCCGAGGCCGTCGCTGAGCTGGGTCGTTAGGCGGGAACAAGACGAGAAAATGACAGACCTATTCAATCCTGGCAGCAACTACGAATCGATCATGTCTATCTGGGAGCGTCATCGGCATGGTCTAGCCACGGATGCCGATTTACGCGACTGCATTCGTTCGCAGTGTGATCCAGATAAGATCAGAAATGCAGCCATCGAAAATGGTGGAAATCAGGTTGGCGTGCTCGGACTAATTATTGAGGAAATAGGCAGA
Encoded proteins:
- a CDS encoding sel1 repeat family protein is translated as MARSEFAQTSHPRSHPIGLRGLAGPRRIETMKILLPALLCALSLSFQACSKDPVQATKSKADQGDAKAQYNLGNMYADGEGVAKNEAEAVKWYRKAADQGLAEAQFNLGNMYREGLGVVKDEAEAVKLYRKAAEQGDADAQFNLGVSYAKGLGVVKDEAEAYKWYLLAGAQGDEEAKKGIERLERVLTPAQRAEGQKRAREFKPVKAAP